A window from Ignavibacteriota bacterium encodes these proteins:
- a CDS encoding 6,7-dimethyl-8-ribityllumazine synthase has protein sequence MKTIEGQITAHGCRFALVVSRFNSIITDQLVRGAVDCLVRHGGTDDAITVIYVPGAFEIPQTAAQVARSGAADAIICLGCVIRGATPHFDYIAGEVTRDAGAVAMQSGVPLTFGVLTTDSLEQALERAGAKAGNKGWDAALSAMELLQVHKQLHGITKK, from the coding sequence ATGAAGACGATCGAAGGTCAGATCACTGCTCACGGATGCAGATTCGCACTCGTGGTCAGCAGATTCAATAGCATCATCACCGATCAACTGGTACGCGGCGCCGTCGACTGTCTCGTCCGCCACGGCGGCACCGACGATGCCATCACCGTGATCTACGTACCCGGTGCATTCGAGATCCCGCAGACGGCGGCACAGGTCGCGCGGAGCGGAGCAGCGGACGCCATCATCTGTCTCGGATGCGTGATCCGCGGTGCCACGCCCCATTTCGATTATATCGCCGGTGAGGTGACGCGCGATGCCGGCGCGGTCGCCATGCAATCCGGCGTTCCGCTCACCTTCGGCGTCCTGACCACCGATTCGCTGGAGCAGGCATTGGAACGCGCGGGCGCCAAGGCGGGCAACAAGGGATGGGATGCAGCATTGAGTGCGATGGAACTCCTGCAGGTCCATAAACAACTGCACGGTATCACGAAGAAGTAG